DNA sequence from the Nicotiana tomentosiformis chromosome 3, ASM39032v3, whole genome shotgun sequence genome:
GagccccctccccctccccctccaaaACCTCTCCTGGTCTCTATCTCTGAGTTTTAGGAATCTTTTTGTTATATTTATTTCCTTTGTTTGGCTGTTGGTCAAccagtttggtttgattttgtctGAGACTAGCTGAAttgatatataattatttttattgtcACTAGGATTAGTCATGCCTtaccatttttcggattttgaattcTTTGAAGTAAATTAATTTTGCTACTAGTATACTGATTAATATCCTATCCTTGAAGGAACCTCAGTTATGTATATACACTGTAATATTTGTGGAATGACTAAATATTTCATGTAATTTGCATGTGAAACAGGCATCAATAGAAATGATCTGGTTGTCCTAGAGAGCCACCTTGTATATTCCTTAGATAAAGAAAAAGAAGCAGCTCGATTATATCTTGTACAATTCACTAAGTCTGTCAATGAAGATTTTATGGTTCCTATTGGAGACGTCATTGAAAGGTTGGTCCACTTCTCTACATATTCAAAATTAACGACAAACCACGATAGTCAACTGTGGACAATCATATACATCTCTTGTCAAATGTGAGATTTGTTACCAATATTTGATGCATAATCTGGAAAATCTTAATGTTCATCAATTTTGCATTGCATAAATGAATATTGCTTTAAGTTTTATTTTCAGTACTATAAATATTGCTCCCATGACGAGGAATGGCTATTTTTTTCCTGAATCTGCTTCTGGAGTAGCTTGCAGGGTCCTCTAATCAAGAAAATCCTAAGTGGATGGGCGGTTTCTCCAGCTGTTGAGTATTTTCACTTGATGCCCTACAGAGATATGTTGTCGAATTGGTATTCTAGGTAGAAGTTTCATCTGGTTCACTTACTTTTGGTTATTCTTTTGAAATGTTTAGTCAGACGTTGCACTCTAGTCTCTGTAGCGAAAATGCTCTTTACCTTTCAGTTTTATATGCTCTAGCAGAAGCTTAGCTGTTTCCCTTCCGGTGAGTAACTCAGAGTTCTAACTGTTCCTTGCAGCTATATAAACCCCCGCTTTGAGGTCTCTTACCAATAGGAGACTGTGAGAAATAAAACACGGGAGAAAGAGCTTATGGGAATACATGGCCTTCATGCCTTACGCTTCTATCTATTTATATACATGTATTAAAATGAGTGCTTTCTCACTTATCCAATGTGGGACACTAATATTTGCAGTGCTATGCTAGCCTATCTAACAAAATATTGTAGTTGAATAAGTCCAAGGTAACTGGTCGTGAGATCATACTTAAGACGTTTGGTACTTCTGCTTGATACTGATTCAGATTGTATAAAAACTATGCTTATCCGTTGAAAAGCCTTACCTGTATCTTAGGCATATGATAGCACCAGTACTTTTGCCGTTTTGCGATTAACTGGTTCCGTATCTTGTACTGTGATTCATCTATTCTTTGGAGTGACTATGTGTTTGTtttgttttactttattttatctaTTTCTTCTAAGAGATTAAACCAAAACCCGTACTTCCAAAATTGCACTTATCCTGAAGCCCACCTTCAGTTTCTGTTTCTAGATAACATAAATATTTGTTTATTTCCtagatatctagtttctgctctTTCAAACTATTGAGAGGAGGATACTAAGCATAGTTCCTTTTTTTTAGTACAATGAATTGTGATCACAGGGAGCTGTTACCAAATGGCTTGCAAGATCTAACTGTAGAACTGGTAGCTGGTCATGCATATGATGTACATATTGGAGGTAGCTCTAGTGAGAAAGAAGTAAATGAGGTGAAAACCAACTCCTACAGTAATTACAGTATAAGTTTGTTATTACCTCATGCTTTCAGAGTCGATATTATGGATGCATCTGACAAAATATATATGATTAGCAAGATTATTGGAGCATGGATGAAAATGGTTGTGAGTATTCAGTTTTCAAGCATGTTGACAGGAGAACGTGGTTCAACTCATGATTAAGTCGTGCAATACTGATTGTGATGATGAAAAGATTGTTGAAGCGAAAAGAAGAGGCATTCAGGGGCTCTCTGCAGTAGGCTCGTCTCAGTTGGATTCTCAACATTCTGAGGATGTAGTAACCGCTTTGGCTTCAAAGGAATCTGCAATATCACGATCTGCCTTGACTGTTCTTTACTGGAAAAGAGAGAAACTGGTACCTGCCTCTGATATTGCTATTCTTCCTATGTCGTCCTAGGTGCATGCCATTTCAAGTTGACAATCTTTCATACTATGGTTAACAAAGTTATGGCTGCTAGTTTCACTTTTGGGCAATATTATTAACAACAGATCAGAATTTGCAAATGAATCTTTGGGTTTTACATTTTTTGGAGTTCCTAAGAGGAGAATTTGTACTAGTTTCTCTGACAAGTGACTAATACACCATTCCTTGTTGatgaattttccaaattttctttGACGAACTTCTGACTAAAaaattaagaatttaaaattatttgttTCCTTTGATAAGAAGTTTCCATCATCTTTACGTTGATCAGGTGGTCTTGTTTCATTCCCACTTttctattttgtattttttttggggggtgcggggggggggtgggggggtggGGTCCCATTCGTGTTGGGGATCAGACGTGGAAGACCATTTGAGTGAAGGCTTTAAGGAAGTCAACATATTCAGTTATCTCGATATATGGTGGTAGAAAACTGTGGATTATGTTGTTTATTTCCACAATTTGCCGTCAAACTTTTAAGACATTGATTACCATCCTGATATCTTCCTTTTTTACTTTCAGAGTTCTCAGCTACGCACTTTGGAAGATGAGATTGCATTGTGTGATAAAACTATTCGGACAGTATTAAATGGTGtgatcttttcttcttttctagCGTCATTCATCTTATTCAATGAATATTAAATTCTTATTGGGCagggagttttttttttttggttaccTTTAAGGCATTACATAGATAATGTGCGACTATTAGAGTGAATACAAACTGCCGACTGGAGGTTCCAAGTATCATCAATTTTTTTTGTGCTCTCATATATATTCTTGGATTTCTATCTATCTTGCTATTAACAACTTGCAAAAATAAGGCATGAAAACTTCCCTTCTCGTGTTTCTTTTCCTCTCTGTTGTTCTTCAAGGATCATGTTCCTTAGAAATTGGTAAGGATTTTTTTCCTTCCACGAGTCAGATAGATTGCAGTagagtaaaataaaaaaatttgtaTAACTTTGATGCTAAAACAATTACCGACTGGTAACATCATATGTGAAAATGGAGTGTGACAATGGTTTATGCCAGTCAATTTGGTGTCAGAGAAAGTAATTTCCTCACATGGGAGCACCACTAAAATGGAATCTTGTCAAAAAATTTCATTGCCTGGTTACTTTGTTTAGTTTTGTTCTTGTATAAAGGGCATTTCACCTTCACCAATGTATTTCTCTCCTTGTTAAGCAAATTGCTTTTTCTCTCTAAAAAGAGTCGCATCTGATGAAATGATATAGTCACAGACTTAACCAAGAAAAAGGAAGCTCCACCATTTTATAAGAAATTAGTGTAATTAAGCTAATATCACCCATTCTTGGTCTGTTCGTCATCTTTAAACCAGCAAAAGTTCCACTAGCTGCCTTTAATGAGCTGAAACAGTGGGCAATATCATCCTTCATTGAGAGTTGTTGCCTAATATTTTAATAAATCTGAAATCCACCTTGTAAGCTCCTTGATGAGTTGGATGAACAGGTGTACACGTGTGGTGTTATACTTCTGAAGAATCTCCTATATAGCTTATcaaaaaaccaaaaaaagaagaagtttgtGTATGTTTAGAGAGTATTCTCACTTGATAGTGCATACCTTACTAAAAGTCATCGGCTTTGTAAGAGAAGGAAGAGACATTTATGGACAAGAAAGAAGCATAAAGAGCCAGATGAACAATAATGCAAATGGTACGGAAAAGGTTGAAACTTGTAGGATGTGAAAAAGTCTGTCAATGGATGAACCTGCAAACGTCAAAGCTCAGCTTAGTCCATCAAATATATTTCAGGGTAAAGAGTTGGTGGCGTCTCCACATTTATGAAAGTTAAAGATCAAGGGAGGAAAGAAATTTTGATTATCTCTTAATTAGTTATCTTCAATCATACACCCGCTCTGTTCTTTTTAGAGATGCGGGCATAACATAGATCTAAAAGCTGCATTAGCTGCATTATTGGTAAGTTTCAGATTTTATGAGATAAATCAAGGCCCTTTTGTTTCTTAAAGAATGATACTGAAAAGATGATAAATAATGAAAGGAAATTCTTTTTTTAAGAAATTAGAAACATAGCTGACATTTCTGTGTCGGTTTAATTGCAACGACCCATAGCTGACATTTCTGTGTCGGTTTAATTGGAACTGAGAAAAACAATGGACAGAAAACATTCTGGTAACTTCTCTCTTATGACAGGTGGCATTATCTATTGCAAATGTTTGATGTTTTGATACCCATTTTTGATAGTTTATGTCAACCTCTGGGATACTTTTCACTTGAATAGCATCAGTTTAAACCAATGGTCTGAGAACTGTCAGCATAATGTCTTTCTTAATTTGTATGCAGGAGGTGAAAATGATTTACCATTGAAGATTGAAGCTCTTGTAGATGGCTGTAATGACGTGTGTGTGAAAGGTGAAGGAGTTGAGTACAATACCAATCAACTGGTAGAAGACCAATCTATTTATAGCAAGGGAAAAAGATTGTCCGAGGCCATTCTTACTTTGCAAAACCAATGTCAGGCAAGATGAGGCATCCTAATTTGACATTTCCTTTTAATTCTTTGCTTTTCTTATTTTCTGTTCTCCATTGTTGGTTGAGAATTTTCTTCATGTTCGGTATTTCTAATATTTCCTTCAATATACATGGGAAGTCATTATTGGGAAATATAAGGGACGTGTTCACTTTATTTGAACTAAGAAAGTCAGCAGTTATTTTGACTTGAATGCATTTGTTTATTTATATAAAATCTTTAATATTGGATAAGCATATGGCAAAGATAAGAACTTTCAACTGGTTGTTTCTTTCTGAAATCCTGTCGTCAATTGTTTATCCTAAAGGTATTAGTGTCTGCTCTTTATTCTGATTTTTTACTTGCTGCATATATGTAACATCCACACATTTATTCTTCAATTCTATGTCTGCAGCAATTGGATCAACTGTGCTGCAGGAGTAACTGGGCATTGCCAACATATCGGGTCTTTCCATTTGAGGGTAAGATATTAAACTTTCCCATCTACATCAAACGGATATAGTGGTCTTCGTTTATATCAATCGTACATGCTATTGCTATTGATGATTGTGATGGGACGTTTGATGAGATTTCTTTTGCACAACTGTGATAGCCTGTGAAGATTTATTCTGAATTCTTGACAATTTTCTCTTTCACATTTTTTTCGTATCGGTTTTGATCTAGTGAAGaaatggaccttgggcctaaTTCAACCCCAAAAATTAGATCATGTGGACCTACAACAGAAGACCCATCTCCCAATTTGTCTAGTATTGCTTGGCTTTCCAGCTCTCATTTTACTAATTGAAGccttgaatcttgatttttgTTTTAGAGTTACCTGTTCAATTAAGTGAGCACTCTCCAATTTTAAAATGTCTTGCTCAAGTACCCTGCAAAGTTTAGCTAATCCTTGTCAGTGTTTGCTCCTTTAAAGGTGGATTTCAAGCCAAAGTCATTGTGAAAGGTGCAGATTTCGAATTTACCAGTGAAAGCAACATACGTGAGAGTCCGCGTGAAGCAAGGGAGTCCGCTGCTGCACACATGATTGCGGAAGTAGCTCGCATCTCAGGTCAGAATCAATAGCTTTGCATGGGGTTATGGCTCTTTGCAAATACCAAGATCAGACCTTTCCTAACATCTCATTCTCCTGTGTAAAGTCAATGCCAGACATGTACTCAGAAATACTAACTTGTCTGACTCTAAAATTGGTATGCGCACAACCAATAGATATCGGCACTATTCAGTTGTTTGCTGCTTCTTTTACGTTGTAGTGTCAAGAGTGCCTGAAGCAAAAGTGAATATCGTTTCGTAATTTGGAGGAATCGCTTTATTTTTATGGTGTTTGGTAGCTTAAAATTGGTTAAGGCCGAAAGACGTATAACGATACTAACTTTGTACTGAAAAATGCAAGTAACTTTCCATTACAActgaatatttttatttttgttactgCTTAGGACTTATTTGTATCACCATACCAGTGTGCTTTCATGCACGTATGTCCCTCCACTACTTCGTATGTCATCAATTAATATTGTGTCTAATTAAACATTTGAAATAAACTTAACAGACTATTCGTATTGTACAACACAATCTTTTTACTTCTGAAAAATCGGGACTAGAACAAAGCAATAGAAGTATTTTACATAGTAGTGACAACAGTTATAAAGCAAAAGCCAATTTCTTTTCGTCATCTGGAACAAGTGGGGAATATATCCAAAACTCTCATAATaaagaaagcaaaaaaaaagaaaacgaGAAAAAGGTCGGAAATGGAAAGAGAGCTGCATTTTCAGAAATTGAGAGCTGCTTTATCGCTGACCACTGACCTTAGCCCACCTATACCGCTAtacccaatttttttttttttttttgaccgAGCCACTTATGCACATTTTCTGACTATTAATATCTGAAATTTTCTGAttcaattaatttatttttgcGA
Encoded proteins:
- the LOC104108651 gene encoding uncharacterized protein isoform X4; amino-acid sequence: MSGKMEEVAPTEEVVQALLECMVEPLLGRNSFKSKDVPTLDQQRSMAKHVEAVVLLYNYYYRKQHQDHKIEFLNFTSFCQLAVVLKPSLVTYMKLMRRSDYTDVDDLESQISLTEKAIMRACDISSALDAAQVDPLSEKWPISKVVVFLVDSRRENCLLMRSSMTYAVWSIIEKHLDVSSGYLFDSKCINKKKRSTNIPSTSSQYTDGAGLEELALSAAAEATGINRNDLVVLESHLVYSLDKEKEAARLYLVQFTKSVNEDFMVPIGDVIESLQGPLIKKILSGWAVSPAVEYFHLMPYRDMLSNWYSRELLPNGLQDLTVELVAGHAYDVHIGGSSSEKEVNEENVVQLMIKSCNTDCDDEKIVEAKRRGIQGLSAVGSSQLDSQHSEDVVTALASKESAISRSALTVLYWKREKLSSQLRTLEDEIALCDKTIRTVLNGGENDLPLKIEALVDGCNDVCVKGEGVEYNTNQLVEDQSIYSKGKRLSEAILTLQNQCQQLDQLCCRSNWALPTYRVFPFEGGFQAKVIVKGADFEFTSESNIRESPREARESAAAHMIAEVARISGQNQ
- the LOC104108651 gene encoding uncharacterized protein isoform X2; amino-acid sequence: MSGKMEEVAPTEEVVQALLECMVEPLLGRNSFKSKDVPTLDQQRSMAKHVEAVVLLYNYYYRKQHQDHKIEFLNFTSFCQLAVVLKPSLVTYMKLMRRSDYTDVDDLESQISLTEKAIMRACDISSALDAAQVDPLSEKWPISKVVVFLVDSRRENCLLMRSSMTYAVWSIIEKHLDVSSGYLFDSKCINKKKRSTNIPSTSSQYTDGAGLEELALSAAAEATGINRNDLVVLESHLVYSLDKEKEAARLYLVQFTKSVNEDFMVPIGDVIESLQGPLIKKILSGWAVSPAVEYFHLMPYRDMLSNWYSSTMNCDHRELLPNGLQDLTVELVAGHAYDVHIGGSSSEKEVNEENVVQLMIKSCNTDCDDEKIVEAKRRGIQGLSAVGSSQLDSQHSEDVVTALASKESAISRSALTVLYWKREKLSSQLRTLEDEIALCDKTIRTVLNGGENDLPLKIEALVDGCNDVCVKGEGVEYNTNQLVEDQSIYSKGKRLSEAILTLQNQCQQLDQLCCRSNWALPTYRVFPFEGGFQAKVIVKGADFEFTSESNIRESPREARESAAAHMIAEVARISGQNQ
- the LOC104108651 gene encoding uncharacterized protein isoform X5, with the translated sequence MSGKMEEVAPTEEVVQALLECMVEPLLGRNSFKSKDVPTLDQQRSMAKHVEAVVLLYNYYYRKQHQDHKIEFLNFTSFCQLAVVLKPSLVTYMKLMRRSDYTDVDDLESQISLTEKAIMRACDISSALDAAQVDPLSEKWPISKVVVFLVDSRRENCLLMRSSMTYAVWSIIEKHLDVSSGYLFDSKCINKKKRSTNIPSTSSQYTDGAGLEELALSAAAEATGINRNDLVVLESHLVYSLDKEKEAARLYLVQFTKSVNEDFMVPIGDVIESTMNCDHRELLPNGLQDLTVELVAGHAYDVHIGGSSSEKEVNEENVVQLMIKSCNTDCDDEKIVEAKRRGIQGLSAVGSSQLDSQHSEDVVTALASKESAISRSALTVLYWKREKLSSQLRTLEDEIALCDKTIRTVLNGGENDLPLKIEALVDGCNDVCVKGEGVEYNTNQLVEDQSIYSKGKRLSEAILTLQNQCQQLDQLCCRSNWALPTYRVFPFEGGFQAKVIVKGADFEFTSESNIRESPREARESAAAHMIAEVARISGQNQ
- the LOC104108651 gene encoding uncharacterized protein isoform X1; translation: MSGKMEEVAPTEEVVQALLECMVEPLLGRNSFKSKDVPTLDQQRSMAKHVEAVVLLYNYYYRKQHQDHKIEFLNFTSFCQLAVVLKPSLVTYMKLMRRSDYTDVDDLESQISLTEKAIMRACDISSALDAAQVDPLSEKWPISKVVVFLVDSRRENCLLMRSSMTYAVWSIIEKHLDVSSGYLFDSKCINKKKRSTNIPSTSSQYTDGAGLEELALSAAAEATGINRNDLVVLESHLVYSLDKEKEAARLYLVQFTKSVNEDFMVPIGDVIESSLQGPLIKKILSGWAVSPAVEYFHLMPYRDMLSNWYSSTMNCDHRELLPNGLQDLTVELVAGHAYDVHIGGSSSEKEVNEENVVQLMIKSCNTDCDDEKIVEAKRRGIQGLSAVGSSQLDSQHSEDVVTALASKESAISRSALTVLYWKREKLSSQLRTLEDEIALCDKTIRTVLNGGENDLPLKIEALVDGCNDVCVKGEGVEYNTNQLVEDQSIYSKGKRLSEAILTLQNQCQQLDQLCCRSNWALPTYRVFPFEGGFQAKVIVKGADFEFTSESNIRESPREARESAAAHMIAEVARISGQNQ
- the LOC104108651 gene encoding uncharacterized protein isoform X3 is translated as MSGKMEEVAPTEEVVQALLECMVEPLLGRNSFKSKDVPTLDQQRSMAKHVEAVVLLYNYYYRKQHQDHKIEFLNFTSFCQLAVVLKPSLVTYMKLMRRSDYTDVDDLESQISLTEKAIMRACDISSALDAAQVDPLSEKWPISKVVVFLVDSRRENCLLMRSSMTYAVWSIIEKHLDVSSGYLFDSKCINKKKRSTNIPSTSSQYTDGAGLEELALSAAAEATGINRNDLVVLESHLVYSLDKEKEAARLYLVQFTKSVNEDFMVPIGDVIESSLQGPLIKKILSGWAVSPAVEYFHLMPYRDMLSNWYSRELLPNGLQDLTVELVAGHAYDVHIGGSSSEKEVNEENVVQLMIKSCNTDCDDEKIVEAKRRGIQGLSAVGSSQLDSQHSEDVVTALASKESAISRSALTVLYWKREKLSSQLRTLEDEIALCDKTIRTVLNGGENDLPLKIEALVDGCNDVCVKGEGVEYNTNQLVEDQSIYSKGKRLSEAILTLQNQCQQLDQLCCRSNWALPTYRVFPFEGGFQAKVIVKGADFEFTSESNIRESPREARESAAAHMIAEVARISGQNQ